The following coding sequences lie in one Arachis ipaensis cultivar K30076 chromosome B05, Araip1.1, whole genome shotgun sequence genomic window:
- the LOC107641493 gene encoding uncharacterized protein LOC107641493 encodes MELGNGRTIRFWEDSWLPNGALKDKFPRLFSVSTLTGAVIGDCGFWDGLDWIWSFQWRRELFQWELDLVRQLHETLQSAKPTNEREDTVTWKFDNTGVYSTSSFTQMIQAKALPAEITSYSFTRAIWKGFVPPRIELLSWFVLVGRMNTKDRLCRLRVLDQNDNQCVVCLAACIWKELVPPGNLKDHFESWISMAIWKIERNRWFIGFFAVVWTIWLERNSRLFQNHVSSLRDIINKSFAFAEEWIGGEPFGC; translated from the exons ATGGAGCTTGGGAATGGCAGAACGATCCGATTCTGGGAGGATAGCTGGTTGCCTAATGGGGCGTTGAAAGATAAGTTTCCTAGGCTCTTCTCGGTTTCAACCCTTACCGGGGCAgtcataggggattgtgggttttgggatggacTAGACTGGATTTGGAGTTTCCAGTGGAGGAGGGAGCTGTTCCAGTGGGAGTTGGATCTGGTAAGACAACTTCATGAGACCTTGCAGTCAGCCAAGCCAACAAATGAAAGAGAGGACACGGTGACATGGAAATTTGATAACACAGGGGTTTATTCAACGAGCTCCTTTACACAGATGATACAGGCGAAAGCCCTTCCGGCTGAAATTACAAGCTATAGCTTCACTCGTGCCATATGGAAAGGGTTCGTCCCTCCAAGGATTGAGCTCTTGTCTTGGTTTGTGCTGGTTGGAAGGATGAATACTAAGGATCGCCTGTGTAGACTACGTGTTCTTGATCAAAATGACAACCAGT gtgtggtgtgcttggctgCATGCATTTGGAAGGAGTTGGTGCCCCCTGGTAATCTCAAGGACCACTTCGAAAGCTGGATAAGCATGGCAATATGGAAGATTGAGAGAAATAGGTGGTTCATTGGGTTCTTTGCTGTTGTATGGACAATCTGGCTAGAGAGGAATAGCAGGCTGTTTCAAAATCACGTATCCAGTTTGCGGGATATTATAAACAAGTCATTTGCGTTTGCTGAGGAATGGATTGGAGGTGAACCCTTTGGATGTTGA